In Fibrobacter sp., the genomic window AACATGAGGGCGTTAAACAGATGGGTGTAACGCCCGGGATTGTTGTCGGGGTATTCGGGCTCGCCCGGGTAGCGGAAAATCACCACGTCACCTTTCTTGGGCAGGGTATATCCCGGGAAATGCTGGTTGCTAAAGGGAATGGGAGAGCCGTAGGTGAACTTGAGGCCCAGCAGAAAATCTCCGGTGCGCAGGGAATCTTCCATAGAACCGCTGGGAATCTGGAACGCCTGAATCACGTACTGGATTACAATCAGCGCAAGCACTACCGGGACGATAATTTCCCGCGTGAGGCCCTTCAAAAACTTCTTTGGCGAAAACTGTTTCGGTGTATTGTCCATATAATTCTCGACAGGGACGCTAGAGGCTGCGGACCCTCCTCACAAAATTCCTGCTCACCAGCAGCTGGGTGCGTTCCTTGTCCCGCAAAATGACGTTCAGGCGGCTCATGTCCGACTTGCGGATTTCAGCGATGTAGTCGATGGCCACCAGATGGGCTCGGTGAATCCGCACGAACTGGGCGGGGTCCAGCTTTTTTTCCAAATCCACCAGCGGCGTATCGATGACGTACTGGTTGGTGGGAGTATAGACCGTAGTGTATTTTTCTTCGCTGTGGAAACGGATAATTTCATCGACGTTCACCAGCAAAATCCTGTCGCCGATTTTCACCTGCAAGCGCTGCAAGTAATTGTTTGCCGAACCCATCATCTGCCTAAAGGCATCCCAGGAGAAATTTTCGGGAAGCTGGTTTTCGCTGGCCGTCTGGGCAAGGCGTTTCCGCAGTTTCTCGACGGTCTTTTCTAGCCGGGAGGCTTCTACGGGTTTCAGCAGGTAATCCACCGTATTCTCTTCGTAGGCCCGCAGGGCAAAATTGTCGTAGGCCGTGGTGAACACGATCAGGGGCATGTCCTCTTCCAGGGATTTCAAGGCCTGGAATGCATCCATGTCCGTAAGCTGGATATCCAGGAACACCACGTCGGGCAAAAGTTCCTCGATTTTTTCGATGGCCTCGGCGCCAGACGACGCCTCTCCCGCAATCTCGATTTCTGAAGCGTATGGCTCCAGCAGGGAACGCATGCGCACGCGGGCCAGCGGTTCGTCATCTACAATCAGGGCCTTGCACTGCATCAGTTTTCTCCTTGAGCGCTGGAGGTGTCGGCGACTTTAGGCGTATCGGCTTCTTTGGTCAGGGCGGTGTCGGCAATTTTGGATGTATCGGCGCCGGCCGTTTTCCGCAAGGGGTTGATGTAAATGCGGATTAGTTCCGCCTTGAATCCGTCCTGGTCCTTATAGACCGTACCCGCTCCCGTGAGCAGCGCCAGAGAGCCGTAGGAGCCCTGCTGGAAACGGTAACGGACTTTTCCTTCGGAAAGTTCCATAGACAGCCTGTCGCCATCAAAGGTGAAACGGCCCGAAAGGGTGTCCGTCTTCACGGAATCAGGAGTAGAGCCCCTGACGATATTCTGGATGAACACGACGGAGCTGTCCTCTTTCAGTTCCGCCTTGACCACATTGCCCTTGCAGTTGTCACAAGGGAGCCTGCCGGAATAAAAACCGACAACCCCTTCGGGGACTTCAATCTTTTTCAAGGGCGGCAGCGGGGCCTGTTCTTCTTTGGAACAGCCCAAAAGCACAAACAGCCCTAACAGGAGAATCCAGCTAGAAATCTTCATGGGCTAAAATCTAAAAAATTTACGGAAATTATTTTGCGGAACGGGCAACTCGGAAGCCCAAAGCATGGCCCTTGTACAGCGGGGCCTTCTTGTCGCGCTCGCTAGAAGCCATAGCCGAGGCCTTGTCGCTCCAGCCGCCACCGCGCACCACGCGGTTCGTGCCTGTTTCTGCCCCCGTGGGGTCTGTCTGGTCCTTGTTCTCGTAAGTGCCATACCAGTCGTTCACCCATTCGGCCACGTTACCGCCCATGTCGAAGAGACCGTATTCGTTGGGAGTGTATAGCCCTACCGCTACGGGGCCTTTACTTTGTGCGTAATAGGCGTAATTCTTTGCCTCATCCGTACCCCAATAATAAGTGGTAGTCGTGCCACCGCGGGCCGCCACTTCCCATTCGTTTTCGGTAGGCAGGCGAACAGCTCCCTTGGCGGAATAATCGATGGTCAAATCTTTCAGGTAAGACTCGTCACCTACGGAGGTGTAAACATAGGCGGTGTCACGACCCAGCAGTTTAGAGTAGGCGTTACAGAAAAGCACCGCCTCGTACCAGTTCACGTTTTCCACCGGGAAATCTTCGCCGTCATTTGCCTGCTGGGGAACGCTCCCCATGACCTTGAAATAGGCGTCACGGGTCACTTCGGTTGTTGCGATTTCAAAGCCCGAAATGGAATAGGTGGCCGTTCCACGGGTGACGTCCGTGGCTGGAATTTCGGCCCATTCCACAAGGGCTGCCCAGGCGGAATCTTCCACCGCACCGTCGGAGGATTCGGGAGCGACTGAACCCGAAGAACCGTTGCTGCCAGAAGACTTGACAGTGCCTGCATCCTCGTCGGGGAACTGGGGGGCGAAAGTCTCTTCGCCACCGCTTGCCGAACAGGCCGCAAGGAAAGCGGCCATCAAAAAAGCGAATGTCGCCTCAAAGACAAAATTTGTTACTAATCTCATAACCCTAACCTCAGACCTTCAAACCTACAACCTAATCACTAACCACGGCCTTACGGCCTAACCACTAACCACTTTCAACGTGTCACTTCACCACTCCGATGCGGTATAATTTCTGCTTGGTCTTGCCGGAGCTGAACTTCACCTGCAGCCGGACCGTATAGACATCGCTGCCCAAAGCTTTCAGGTCCAGATTTTCGAACTGGTTCCGACCCGCCTCTACGCCGGACATTTTCTGCTGATAGACGCAGTAGCCCGTAATGTCGTAGATTTCAAGCGTTACCGTCTTGGCGGCATTCCCGATTTCAAAGCGGGCCTTGGCGTTTCCACCCCGCACAGGGTTCGGGTACACGAAAAATTCCTTAATTTCGTCCTTCAGTTTGGCTGCCGCAGGTTCGCCAAGCCGAGAAGCGTCAAAGTAGCCCGTCCTTTCGTTTCCGCCGGCAGGGAGCGTCCACGCCGCCGGAGATTCCACCGCCTTGCCGCTTGCCTTTTTCAAACGGAACGCCGAAAGGCTATTCCTATGTAGGGCGTAAATTTCAGGACCTGCGGACTTTGCGTCGGGAATGGCGTCAGCCACGAAGATGCTCATGGGCTTCAGCTGTTTTACGGACTCCACATATTCAAAGCTGCCTGCCGCCAGGGGGAATCCGTCTTTTTCTGTAAGAGCCTTGCCCTTGCCCGTATAGGCGTACACCAGGCCGTCGTTACTGGGCACGAGAATTTCGGGAGTATCGTCACCGTTCACATCTACAAGCACAGGGTCGCTGAAAAATCCGTATATCGGAGACCCGCGGGAGATCGTCACCGGGAACCCTGCGATGGGGAGGCCCGAACGGTCCAGCGCATACACGAGGTTGTTCCCCAAGAAAACGATTTCGGGATACTTGTCTCCGTTGATGTCACCGATGGCAATACCGGAGGTCTCGTCCTTCAGGCCGCTGGTGCCTGCGGCTCCGCGCTTGTAGGTCTTGGTCCAGAGAGTTTTGAGGGCGCCCTTGCTTTCGTCAAAATTCAAGCTTGCCACAGTCCCGCGACTGCCCACGGCGATGATTTCGCTTGCGCCGTCCCGGTCCATGTCGGTACAGGCAATGCGGAATTTTTCGCCGGACTTGCCCTCTAGTTTCTTGGGCCCGCGAGAGGTAAACACAGAGCCGTCATCAGACACGTAGGCAAACAGGTCGTCGCTGCTCTTGGACAATTTACCGCAATAGGCCATGTCCGTAAAGACCTTTGCCGAAGACTTTTCCGAAATCTTGAATCCCTGAACAGGAGCGAAGGTCTTTGCGTCATAAATCAGCGCTCCTTCGCGGCTGGCAATCCAGATTTGTCCATCGTGAATCACGGGCCCCGCCGTCGCAGAATCCACCGGAATTTCATCTTGTATGGGGAGGCCACCTACAAAGCGGGTCCTTACCAGTTTATTCCTGTGCAGGCTATACACATTCTTGCCGTCGCTGGCCATGCCCACCAGCGGGCTATGGCTTGCGCCCACGCGGTACAGCGGAACCTCGACCTTCGCGCTGTCGCGGGTCAGGGATTTTTGCACAATCGCGGTGTCCGCCACGAACAGCGTATCGCCTAAAGCATTGAACGCCTGCAGGGTTCCGTCTTCGGCGCCCACCACAACAATCTTTTGCCCGGCCTGTTCCGGGTCATCAACGAACACGGCGCCACGCACCGCCGAATTCAGGCCCACGTTCCGC contains:
- a CDS encoding SUMF1/EgtB/PvdO family nonheme iron enzyme — translated: MAAFLAACSASGGEETFAPQFPDEDAGTVKSSGSNGSSGSVAPESSDGAVEDSAWAALVEWAEIPATDVTRGTATYSISGFEIATTEVTRDAYFKVMGSVPQQANDGEDFPVENVNWYEAVLFCNAYSKLLGRDTAYVYTSVGDESYLKDLTIDYSAKGAVRLPTENEWEVAARGGTTTTYYWGTDEAKNYAYYAQSKGPVAVGLYTPNEYGLFDMGGNVAEWVNDWYGTYENKDQTDPTGAETGTNRVVRGGGWSDKASAMASSERDKKAPLYKGHALGFRVARSAK
- a CDS encoding copper resistance protein NlpE N-terminal domain-containing protein codes for the protein MKISSWILLLGLFVLLGCSKEEQAPLPPLKKIEVPEGVVGFYSGRLPCDNCKGNVVKAELKEDSSVVFIQNIVRGSTPDSVKTDTLSGRFTFDGDRLSMELSEGKVRYRFQQGSYGSLALLTGAGTVYKDQDGFKAELIRIYINPLRKTAGADTSKIADTALTKEADTPKVADTSSAQGEN
- a CDS encoding response regulator transcription factor, translated to MQCKALIVDDEPLARVRMRSLLEPYASEIEIAGEASSGAEAIEKIEELLPDVVFLDIQLTDMDAFQALKSLEEDMPLIVFTTAYDNFALRAYEENTVDYLLKPVEASRLEKTVEKLRKRLAQTASENQLPENFSWDAFRQMMGSANNYLQRLQVKIGDRILLVNVDEIIRFHSEEKYTTVYTPTNQYVIDTPLVDLEKKLDPAQFVRIHRAHLVAIDYIAEIRKSDMSRLNVILRDKERTQLLVSRNFVRRVRSL